From the Natrarchaeobaculum aegyptiacum genome, one window contains:
- a CDS encoding NADH-dependent flavin oxidoreductase has product MASLEDPLEIGGVTIPNRLYRAPLLECAGNGPDAVATLIDDLEPAAASGVGLIFQGATIVRAEGGCAAPGMTRVHDPAFVSRLSRLTDRIHDHGGRIFLQLEHGGLRSMETWHAEYRRQHPDHEQLAVSEPPWQLRLFDRLGALSFSPRVLSTDEVYDLAADFGRAAAHAVDAGYDGIHLSGANMGIVQQFLSPFYNRRDDEFGGSPEARLSFLACVHDEIRGRAGDVPLVTKVPAETPAPPAPLVGRKLSLQDGVEIARRLERIGYDAVVPVQTSVVWDMSIVRGEYPARAWENERLQKGYETAFGGAVRARLVALGNRLESIPYDFAPAWNEGFCRRVREQVSIPVLAEGGVRDRETIDRLLGSSGNGGGSDGGRNSGLEAGERDDQTPKPAADAIGMARPFYAEPRLAARLLESPPDARVLCENCNNCTVPQVTGAPGICRTPSVLSKRGDLERAGAYERDG; this is encoded by the coding sequence ATGGCCAGCCTCGAGGACCCCCTCGAGATCGGTGGCGTGACGATCCCCAACCGGCTCTATCGGGCACCGTTGCTCGAGTGCGCCGGGAACGGCCCGGACGCTGTCGCCACCCTGATCGACGATCTCGAGCCTGCGGCAGCCTCGGGCGTGGGGCTGATCTTCCAGGGGGCGACGATCGTCCGCGCCGAGGGCGGCTGTGCAGCGCCGGGGATGACGCGGGTTCACGACCCGGCGTTCGTCTCGCGGCTCTCGCGGCTGACCGACCGGATCCACGACCACGGCGGGCGAATCTTCCTGCAACTGGAACACGGCGGTCTTCGGAGTATGGAGACCTGGCACGCCGAGTACCGCCGACAGCATCCAGACCACGAGCAGCTCGCGGTCTCGGAGCCGCCGTGGCAGTTGCGGCTGTTCGACCGGCTGGGTGCGCTTTCGTTCTCCCCGCGGGTTCTCTCGACCGACGAGGTCTACGACCTGGCGGCAGACTTCGGCCGCGCCGCCGCGCATGCCGTCGACGCGGGTTACGACGGCATCCACCTCTCTGGGGCGAACATGGGCATCGTCCAGCAGTTCCTCTCACCGTTCTACAACCGCCGTGACGACGAGTTCGGTGGCTCGCCCGAGGCCCGCCTCTCGTTCCTCGCGTGCGTCCACGACGAGATCCGCGGCCGGGCGGGAGACGTCCCGCTCGTGACCAAGGTACCCGCGGAGACGCCCGCACCGCCCGCACCGCTCGTGGGCCGCAAACTCTCGTTGCAGGACGGAGTCGAAATCGCCCGCCGACTCGAGCGGATCGGCTACGACGCGGTCGTCCCCGTCCAGACGTCGGTCGTCTGGGACATGAGCATCGTCCGGGGAGAGTATCCCGCCCGCGCGTGGGAAAACGAGCGCCTGCAGAAGGGATACGAGACGGCCTTCGGGGGGGCCGTGCGAGCGCGGCTCGTCGCACTGGGGAACCGACTCGAGTCGATTCCCTACGACTTCGCGCCCGCGTGGAACGAGGGATTCTGCCGGCGCGTCCGCGAGCAGGTGTCGATTCCCGTGCTCGCCGAAGGCGGCGTTCGCGACCGCGAGACCATCGATCGACTGCTCGGTTCCAGTGGAAACGGAGGGGGTTCGGACGGGGGGAGGAACAGTGGTCTCGAGGCCGGAGAGCGCGACGACCAGACGCCGAAACCGGCGGCCGACGCCATCGGAATGGCCCGACCGTTCTACGCCGAACCGCGACTCGCCGCGCGCCTGCTCGAGTCACCCCCGGACGCACGA
- a CDS encoding DUF211 domain-containing protein: MAPITRLVLDVLKPHDPSVVAFTTAIGDLEGVEAATATVVEVDENVKTLRLTIEGNDLDLEAIREEVTDLSASIHSVDQVACGERPVDDPWLGN, translated from the coding sequence ATGGCTCCGATCACGCGACTCGTTCTCGACGTCCTGAAACCACACGACCCGAGCGTCGTCGCGTTTACGACCGCGATCGGCGACCTCGAGGGCGTCGAGGCGGCGACCGCGACCGTCGTCGAGGTCGACGAGAACGTGAAGACCCTCCGGCTGACGATCGAAGGCAACGACCTCGACCTCGAGGCGATCCGCGAGGAAGTGACGGACCTGAGCGCGTCGATCCACTCGGTCGACCAGGTCGCCTGCGGCGAACGACCCGTCGACGACCCGTGGCTCGGGAACTGA
- a CDS encoding VIT1/CCC1 transporter family protein, with the protein MGARLDRLRRVLEKEDVRSISRRYFIANGFDGTLTSIGVVVGAYLSGIDNGLTAITIGLGAAIGLGTSGVWSVWEIERAQALAERERIERAMLTELEDTRVEREHRAAQIVHAVASATGPILAILVTLAPLALEGVVLTMGQAVVGSILVGIAILATFGIYLASISRQRWYVAAARMGLAGVVVAVLNLFLPG; encoded by the coding sequence ATGGGTGCTCGACTCGACCGACTGCGGCGCGTCCTCGAAAAAGAGGACGTTCGCTCGATCTCACGCCGGTACTTCATCGCCAACGGGTTCGACGGCACACTCACCAGCATCGGCGTCGTCGTCGGTGCGTACCTTTCGGGCATCGACAACGGTCTCACCGCGATCACGATCGGCCTCGGCGCGGCCATCGGGCTCGGAACCTCGGGCGTCTGGAGCGTCTGGGAGATCGAACGCGCCCAGGCGCTGGCCGAACGCGAGCGGATCGAACGGGCGATGCTGACCGAACTCGAGGACACTCGCGTCGAGCGCGAACACCGCGCCGCCCAGATCGTCCACGCCGTCGCGAGCGCCACCGGTCCTATTCTCGCGATCCTGGTGACGCTCGCTCCGCTGGCGCTCGAGGGAGTCGTCCTCACGATGGGGCAGGCCGTCGTCGGGTCGATCCTCGTCGGTATCGCGATCCTGGCGACCTTCGGGATCTACCTCGCGTCGATCTCCCGCCAGCGGTGGTACGTGGCGGCCGCTCGCATGGGCCTCGCTGGCGTCGTCGTCGCGGTACTCAACCTCTTCCTGCCGGGCTAA
- a CDS encoding NAD(P)-dependent alcohol dehydrogenase has protein sequence MKAARLHEYTDEMSEALSIDEIERPELERSDGVLVEIEGAGWCQTDNHVVEGMWTDYVPQELPMTLGHENAGVVAEAGDEVTLVEEGDPVICHPVQTCGICRPCRLGEDMYCENSAFNGLTTDGGFAEYLQTNERAVIPLPEGVDPVDIAPHADAGITAYHAAKKAVRELNPGDTCVVIGIGGLGHIGLQCLEAMSAADIVAVDIKDEALELAADLGAHHTVDSSEADVASVVDDLTDGVGARQVLDFVGADGTTALGPEIAAPGGDHHVVGYGGHVHAPCQALVDGEFSFEGTLVGKYAELQELVALVERGDVDLHADRYDLADVNTVAEKLEHNDIEGRAVIVPP, from the coding sequence ATGAAAGCAGCCCGGTTGCACGAGTACACGGACGAGATGAGCGAGGCGCTCTCGATCGACGAGATCGAGCGGCCGGAACTCGAGCGGTCGGACGGCGTCCTGGTCGAGATCGAGGGGGCGGGCTGGTGTCAGACGGACAACCACGTCGTCGAGGGAATGTGGACCGACTACGTTCCACAGGAGTTGCCAATGACGCTCGGCCACGAGAACGCCGGCGTCGTCGCCGAGGCGGGCGACGAAGTGACGCTGGTCGAGGAGGGAGATCCGGTGATCTGTCACCCGGTCCAGACCTGTGGCATCTGTCGGCCCTGTCGACTCGGCGAGGACATGTACTGTGAGAACAGCGCGTTCAACGGGCTGACGACCGACGGCGGCTTCGCCGAGTACCTCCAGACCAACGAGCGGGCGGTGATTCCACTCCCCGAGGGCGTCGACCCCGTCGATATCGCCCCGCACGCAGACGCGGGAATTACGGCCTACCACGCAGCCAAGAAGGCCGTCCGCGAACTGAACCCCGGCGACACATGCGTCGTGATCGGCATCGGCGGACTGGGGCACATCGGCCTTCAGTGTCTCGAGGCGATGAGCGCAGCCGACATCGTCGCCGTCGACATCAAAGACGAGGCCCTCGAGCTGGCCGCGGACCTCGGAGCGCACCACACCGTCGACTCGAGCGAGGCGGACGTGGCCTCGGTCGTCGACGATCTGACCGACGGCGTCGGTGCCCGGCAAGTCCTCGACTTCGTGGGCGCGGACGGGACGACCGCGCTGGGGCCCGAAATCGCAGCCCCGGGCGGCGATCACCACGTCGTCGGCTACGGCGGGCACGTTCACGCCCCCTGCCAGGCGCTGGTCGACGGCGAGTTCTCCTTCGAGGGGACCCTCGTCGGCAAGTACGCGGAACTGCAGGAACTGGTCGCACTCGTCGAGCGCGGCGACGTCGACCTGCACGCAGACCGGTACGACCTCGCTGACGTCAACACGGTCGCCGAAAAACTCGAGCACAACGACATCGAGGGTCGAGCAGTGATCGTCCCGCCGTGA
- a CDS encoding Water stress and hypersensitive response domain-containing protein translates to MFGKVLKVILVLGVCTAVGLGGLFATGALGVPDAGIEDNAWGEVDDDRIEVVTTVWVDNPNPGLEVDDLTLEYALWMNDVDLADGTAADVGMPAGNTTTEIRSDLRYQHLSDWWVAHVESDEVSDLRADVTAHVEWGPLSGAPSYTHEDEVETDLEPMIADSMAQLEGEHSLSPVEGGGALEPTVEIRDTDAEWGEVDENRTELHLTYEVHNPNAYPLPTPALTGEMEFNDHLVGEWDAHEVEVLHGGYDATIPPGESREITFVVDLDNDDVVQWFATHVDGEEVTDAELRAQLAMNVDGQTMTIPGDEEAIHCEYDLRTDIFVDQESGIEQTGCELLPWATPDQEEFDELEATLELDDALLAGDGDDGERDEGDDADDSDEADDDTTGDDAGGGEIGGTDSLLGTVD, encoded by the coding sequence ATGTTCGGGAAAGTCCTGAAAGTGATCCTCGTGCTCGGCGTCTGTACCGCAGTGGGTCTCGGCGGGCTGTTCGCGACGGGCGCACTCGGCGTTCCGGACGCCGGCATCGAGGACAACGCCTGGGGCGAGGTCGACGACGACCGGATCGAAGTGGTAACGACGGTCTGGGTCGACAACCCCAATCCCGGCCTCGAGGTCGACGACCTGACCCTCGAGTACGCGCTTTGGATGAACGACGTCGACCTGGCGGACGGAACGGCCGCAGACGTCGGCATGCCCGCGGGGAACACGACGACCGAGATTCGCTCCGACCTGCGCTACCAGCACCTCTCGGACTGGTGGGTCGCCCACGTCGAGAGCGATGAGGTGAGTGACCTGCGGGCGGACGTGACCGCCCACGTCGAGTGGGGACCGCTCTCGGGCGCACCGTCGTACACCCACGAAGACGAGGTGGAGACGGACCTCGAGCCGATGATCGCCGACTCGATGGCCCAGCTCGAAGGCGAACACTCCCTGTCGCCGGTCGAGGGTGGCGGGGCGCTCGAGCCGACGGTCGAGATCCGTGACACCGACGCCGAGTGGGGCGAGGTCGACGAGAATCGGACCGAGTTGCACCTGACCTACGAGGTGCACAACCCGAACGCCTATCCGCTGCCGACGCCCGCGCTGACGGGTGAGATGGAGTTCAACGACCACCTCGTCGGCGAGTGGGACGCCCACGAGGTCGAGGTGCTCCACGGCGGCTACGACGCGACGATTCCCCCGGGGGAGAGCCGCGAGATCACGTTCGTGGTCGATCTGGACAACGACGACGTGGTGCAGTGGTTCGCGACCCACGTCGACGGCGAGGAGGTCACCGATGCCGAGTTGCGGGCTCAGCTCGCGATGAACGTCGACGGCCAGACGATGACGATCCCCGGCGACGAGGAGGCGATCCACTGCGAGTACGATCTTCGGACCGACATCTTCGTCGACCAGGAATCGGGCATCGAACAGACCGGCTGCGAACTGCTGCCGTGGGCGACGCCCGACCAGGAGGAGTTCGACGAACTGGAAGCGACGCTCGAGCTAGACGACGCCTTGCTCGCTGGTGACGGGGACGACGGCGAGCGCGACGAAGGCGATGACGCGGACGACAGCGACGAGGCTGACGACGATACTACCGGCGATGACGCAGGCGGCGGCGAAATCGGCGGCACGGACAGCCTCCTGGGCACTGTCGACTGA
- the cgi121 gene encoding KEOPS complex subunit Cgi121: MEVLACTLEVDDLDAFVARLGEIGDDHGVTIQAFDARYVADRDHLERAVELADRAIDRGENVARDRAVEILLYAAGRRQIDRALEMGVSEGETDAVVVVDADPAASENDDTTDLTDDQRETAALDAIAALEAVSDASSLEDDQPLESGDEAVLCAFFEITAAEREATDATLAALVRERVALLEVEK; this comes from the coding sequence ATGGAGGTACTCGCGTGCACCCTCGAGGTCGACGACCTCGACGCGTTCGTCGCCCGACTGGGCGAGATCGGCGACGACCACGGCGTGACGATCCAGGCGTTCGACGCCCGCTACGTCGCCGATCGGGACCACCTCGAGCGCGCGGTCGAACTGGCCGACCGGGCGATCGACCGTGGCGAGAACGTCGCCCGCGATCGAGCTGTCGAAATCCTGCTGTACGCCGCCGGACGACGGCAGATCGACCGGGCACTCGAGATGGGCGTCAGCGAGGGCGAGACCGATGCCGTCGTCGTGGTCGACGCCGACCCAGCCGCGAGTGAGAACGACGACACCACAGATCTCACCGACGACCAGCGCGAGACCGCTGCACTCGACGCCATCGCGGCCCTCGAGGCCGTCAGCGACGCGTCGTCTCTCGAAGACGACCAGCCGCTCGAGTCCGGCGACGAGGCCGTGCTCTGTGCGTTTTTCGAGATCACCGCGGCCGAACGCGAGGCCACCGACGCCACACTCGCCGCCTTAGTTCGCGAACGGGTCGCCCTGCTCGAGGTCGAGAAGTGA
- a CDS encoding ATP-dependent DNA helicase has product MNLEELSGLPPGAVSHFQQEGIESLYPPQAEAVEAGATEGENLVAAVPTASGKTMIATLAMLSAVERGGKALYIVPLRALASEKKAEFDAFESFGVTTGVTTGNYESTDDWLATKDVIVATSEKVDSLVRNGADWLTDLTCVVSDEVHLIDDRNRGPTLEVTLAKLRRLNPALQVVALSATVGNADEIADWLDAELVHSDWRPIDLRMGVHYGNALEFDDGSTREVPVEGSEKQEAALVRDILQEGGSSLVFVNSRRNAEAAARRLGGVSRRELTDEERTELADLADEIREDSDTETSRDLADCVERGSAFHHAGLSSTQRSLVEDAFRDRLLKVISATPTLAAGVNTPARRVIVRDWRRFDPSAGGMAPLDVLEVHQMMGRAGRPGLDPYGEAVLLANSHDDREELFDRYVWADPEAVRSKLAAEPALRTHVLATIASGFARTREGLLEFLEATLYASQSSEAGRLERVTDEVLAYLERNDFVARSGGGSESDQDTGAFTAAADLAESTDEDLEATSLGHTVSRLYLDPMSAAEIVHGLEGADERPTALGLYQLVSRTPDMYELYLRSGEDEKFGELFYEREAELLGDPPSEYEDHRFEDWLAALKTGKLLADWAAEDDEEALTERYKIGPGDLRGKVDTAEWLLGAAESLAREIDSEWTVAVREARARVEHGVSEELLELVSVRGVGRKRARQLYAAGIEEPADLRTVDKGVVLGVLKGEKTAETILENAGREDPSMDGVEPIEPDGTVATGGSSGGDGDGGSSTTTTDDADDNQSSLGDF; this is encoded by the coding sequence ATGAATCTCGAGGAGCTGTCGGGGCTCCCGCCCGGGGCCGTCTCGCACTTTCAGCAGGAGGGTATCGAATCGCTCTACCCGCCACAGGCCGAGGCGGTCGAAGCCGGCGCGACCGAGGGCGAGAACCTCGTCGCGGCCGTCCCGACCGCAAGCGGGAAGACCATGATCGCCACACTCGCGATGCTCTCGGCGGTCGAACGCGGCGGGAAGGCGCTCTATATCGTCCCGCTGCGGGCACTGGCCAGCGAGAAGAAGGCCGAGTTCGACGCGTTCGAATCCTTCGGCGTCACGACGGGCGTGACGACGGGCAACTACGAGAGCACGGACGACTGGCTCGCGACGAAGGACGTGATCGTCGCGACCAGCGAGAAGGTCGACTCGCTCGTGCGCAACGGTGCCGACTGGCTCACCGACCTCACCTGCGTCGTCTCTGACGAGGTCCACCTGATCGACGACCGCAACCGGGGCCCGACGCTCGAGGTGACTCTCGCGAAACTCCGCCGACTCAATCCGGCGCTGCAGGTCGTGGCCCTTTCAGCGACCGTCGGAAACGCCGACGAAATCGCCGACTGGCTCGACGCCGAACTCGTCCACTCCGACTGGCGGCCGATCGACCTCCGGATGGGCGTCCACTACGGCAACGCCCTCGAGTTCGACGACGGCTCGACCCGCGAGGTGCCGGTCGAAGGGAGCGAGAAGCAGGAAGCCGCACTCGTCCGGGACATCCTGCAGGAGGGTGGGTCCTCGCTCGTCTTCGTCAACTCCCGGCGTAACGCCGAGGCCGCCGCTCGTCGACTTGGCGGGGTCTCGAGACGGGAACTCACCGACGAGGAACGCACCGAACTGGCCGACCTCGCCGACGAGATCCGCGAGGACAGCGACACGGAGACGAGCCGCGACCTGGCCGACTGCGTCGAGCGCGGCTCGGCGTTCCATCATGCGGGTCTCTCGAGCACACAACGGAGTCTGGTCGAGGACGCCTTCCGCGACCGCCTGTTGAAAGTCATCTCGGCCACCCCGACGCTGGCAGCCGGGGTCAACACCCCCGCCCGGCGCGTGATCGTCCGCGACTGGCGGCGGTTCGATCCGAGCGCCGGCGGGATGGCTCCGCTGGACGTCCTCGAGGTCCACCAGATGATGGGACGGGCCGGCCGGCCGGGACTGGATCCCTACGGCGAGGCCGTCCTGCTCGCGAACAGTCACGACGACCGCGAGGAGCTGTTCGACCGGTACGTCTGGGCCGATCCCGAGGCCGTCCGGTCGAAGCTCGCGGCCGAACCCGCCCTGCGAACCCACGTACTCGCGACCATCGCCTCCGGGTTCGCGCGCACCCGCGAGGGGCTACTCGAGTTCCTCGAGGCGACCCTCTACGCCAGCCAGTCGAGCGAGGCGGGTCGGCTCGAGCGGGTGACCGACGAGGTACTGGCGTATCTGGAACGGAACGACTTCGTAGCGCGCTCGGGTGGTGGCAGTGAATCTGATCAAGATACTGGCGCGTTCACCGCCGCAGCCGACCTTGCCGAGAGCACCGACGAGGACCTCGAGGCGACCAGCCTCGGTCACACCGTCTCGCGGCTCTACCTCGACCCGATGAGTGCCGCCGAGATCGTCCACGGGCTCGAGGGAGCCGACGAACGCCCCACCGCGCTGGGACTCTACCAGCTAGTCTCCCGGACCCCCGACATGTACGAACTCTACCTCCGCTCGGGCGAAGACGAGAAATTCGGCGAACTGTTCTACGAGCGCGAAGCCGAGTTGCTCGGCGACCCGCCGAGCGAGTACGAGGACCACCGCTTCGAGGACTGGCTCGCCGCGTTGAAGACCGGGAAACTGCTCGCAGACTGGGCCGCCGAGGACGACGAGGAGGCACTCACCGAGCGGTACAAGATCGGTCCCGGCGACCTCCGCGGGAAGGTCGACACCGCCGAGTGGCTGCTCGGGGCCGCCGAATCGCTCGCCCGCGAAATCGACAGCGAGTGGACCGTCGCCGTCCGGGAAGCCCGCGCCCGCGTCGAACACGGCGTGAGCGAGGAACTGCTCGAGCTGGTCTCGGTCCGCGGCGTCGGCCGAAAGCGCGCTCGACAGCTGTACGCCGCAGGCATCGAGGAGCCAGCCGACCTCCGCACGGTGGACAAGGGCGTCGTTCTCGGCGTTCTGAAGGGAGAGAAGACCGCCGAGACGATCCTCGAGAACGCCGGTCGCGAAGATCCCTCGATGGACGGCGTCGAGCCGATCGAGCCCGACGGAACGGTAGCGACGGGAGGCTCGAGCGGCGGCGATGGTGATGGCGGGTCGTCCACGACGACCACCGACGACGCAGACGACAACCAGTCCAGCCTTGGTGATTTCTGA
- a CDS encoding universal stress protein produces the protein MADPTPEHVLVPSLGRPGAQAALTYALESFPDADVTLLSVVTPIDDPLSEGGVLEHDEDQLATVRETARELLERAATDVPSATDRVRIQVLEGKPGVVVPRYAREEPVDHVVMYGHQPEVSGYVRRLLGRDVTTTVVERTDEPVTVLSSRAISSR, from the coding sequence ATGGCCGACCCGACTCCCGAGCACGTCCTCGTCCCCTCGCTGGGTCGCCCCGGGGCCCAGGCGGCACTCACCTACGCCCTCGAGTCGTTTCCAGACGCCGACGTGACGCTGCTGTCGGTGGTAACTCCGATCGACGACCCGCTCAGCGAAGGTGGCGTCCTCGAGCACGACGAGGACCAACTCGCAACCGTGCGCGAAACCGCACGGGAACTCCTCGAGCGCGCTGCGACGGACGTTCCCTCCGCGACCGACCGGGTCCGGATTCAGGTGCTCGAGGGGAAACCGGGAGTTGTCGTCCCCAGATACGCGAGGGAGGAACCCGTCGATCACGTCGTCATGTACGGCCACCAGCCCGAGGTGTCCGGGTACGTTCGACGACTCCTCGGGCGCGACGTGACGACGACCGTCGTCGAACGCACTGACGAGCCGGTGACGGTACTCAGCTCCCGGGCGATTAGCTCCCGATGA
- a CDS encoding inorganic phosphate transporter, producing the protein MVALSFVILVGTAILTCLFMAWVLGANSNSPPFAPAIGANAISTMQAAFVIGILAAAGALLQGGSISETIGADLIDGVSITPLAATAGLLTAAGYMAVGIYTRYPIPAAFATTGAMVGVGLSLGGDPAYGTYQRLGTFWAMVPIMSGGLAYVTATILRRDDVPESVGVPLLAGIVGAILANVRLGVIPDPVAEQGTVARFLTGLVGGGPTLVAEIELGIVVVTIAAGALSFYWIRTLVLESVEDGIRSFLLVLGGVVAFSSGGSQVGLATGPLEHLFRVELGLPGITLLALGAAGLLAGAWMAAPRLLQATSREYAQLGVRRSIAALVPGFVIAQLAIALGIPISVNNIILSGVIGGGLAAGSAGVSKRKIGFTITFWLLTLGSSIGVGYGLYQLLAAVIGS; encoded by the coding sequence ATGGTCGCACTGTCGTTCGTGATACTGGTCGGGACGGCAATCCTCACCTGCCTGTTCATGGCGTGGGTACTCGGGGCGAACAGCAACTCACCGCCGTTTGCCCCCGCGATCGGCGCGAACGCCATCTCGACCATGCAAGCGGCGTTCGTCATCGGGATCCTCGCGGCCGCGGGCGCGCTCTTGCAGGGCGGCAGCATCTCCGAGACCATCGGTGCGGACCTGATCGACGGGGTGTCGATCACGCCGCTTGCTGCGACGGCCGGACTGCTCACCGCAGCGGGGTACATGGCCGTCGGCATCTACACGCGATACCCGATCCCCGCAGCGTTCGCGACGACGGGCGCGATGGTCGGCGTCGGACTCTCGCTCGGTGGCGACCCGGCCTACGGGACCTACCAACGACTCGGCACCTTCTGGGCGATGGTCCCGATCATGTCCGGCGGACTGGCCTACGTGACGGCGACGATCCTCCGGCGCGACGACGTCCCCGAATCGGTCGGCGTCCCGCTGCTCGCTGGCATCGTCGGCGCGATCCTGGCGAACGTTCGCCTCGGCGTCATCCCCGATCCCGTCGCCGAACAGGGAACTGTCGCCCGGTTTCTCACCGGACTGGTCGGCGGTGGACCGACGCTCGTCGCCGAAATCGAACTCGGCATCGTCGTCGTGACGATCGCCGCCGGAGCCCTCTCGTTCTACTGGATCCGGACGCTCGTGCTCGAGTCCGTCGAGGACGGCATCCGCTCGTTCCTGCTCGTCCTCGGCGGGGTCGTCGCCTTCTCCTCTGGGGGCTCCCAGGTCGGGCTCGCGACCGGGCCGCTCGAGCACCTCTTCCGCGTCGAACTCGGGCTACCGGGGATCACCTTGCTCGCGCTCGGGGCCGCCGGACTCCTCGCCGGCGCCTGGATGGCAGCACCGCGGCTCCTGCAGGCGACCTCGAGGGAGTACGCCCAGCTCGGCGTGCGCCGATCGATCGCGGCGCTCGTGCCGGGCTTCGTCATCGCCCAGCTGGCGATCGCGCTGGGGATTCCGATCTCGGTCAACAACATCATCCTCTCGGGGGTGATCGGCGGCGGGCTGGCGGCGGGCTCTGCGGGCGTCTCGAAACGAAAGATCGGCTTTACCATCACGTTCTGGCTGCTTACTCTCGGCAGTTCGATCGGCGTCGGTTACGGCCTCTACCAGCTGCTCGCAGCGGTCATCGGGAGCTAA
- a CDS encoding ferredoxin, whose protein sequence is MKVEYDEDTCIGMFQCVAEWDAFTEDKNRGKAVLEDAEEVEDGVFVREVPEDAELDAKFAARTCPVDAITVYDDDGEQLIP, encoded by the coding sequence ATGAAAGTCGAATACGACGAGGACACCTGTATCGGAATGTTCCAGTGTGTCGCCGAGTGGGACGCCTTCACGGAGGACAAGAATCGAGGGAAAGCCGTCCTCGAGGACGCAGAAGAGGTCGAAGACGGCGTCTTCGTCCGCGAGGTGCCAGAAGACGCGGAACTCGACGCGAAGTTCGCCGCCCGGACCTGTCCGGTCGATGCGATCACAGTCTACGACGACGACGGCGAACAGTTGATTCCCTGA
- a CDS encoding helix-turn-helix domain-containing protein, with protein MQSADLTLRLPPSMQSPASDAVLESFRREELLSWEVDHEKRVVRFLSLFVGDREALGELATDLEYVHRYDLMPVDEDTCYGYAEMDLRETDVALFDAFDVPGLVIVPPIVYTGRENVHATVLGESDAMAAVLERFPEGVDVEVKRVSEHQRRSESLAGRLTARQFEALEVGHELGYFDVPRTGSLAAVADELGCSESAASTLLRSAQAALVEAAVAR; from the coding sequence GTGCAATCCGCCGACCTCACCCTTCGGCTGCCGCCGTCGATGCAGTCGCCAGCCTCCGATGCGGTCCTCGAGTCGTTCCGGCGCGAGGAACTGCTCTCCTGGGAAGTCGATCACGAGAAACGCGTCGTCCGTTTCCTCTCGCTGTTCGTCGGCGATCGCGAGGCCCTCGGCGAACTGGCCACGGACCTCGAGTACGTCCACCGGTACGACCTGATGCCCGTCGACGAGGACACCTGCTACGGCTACGCCGAGATGGACCTCCGGGAGACCGACGTCGCCCTGTTCGACGCCTTCGACGTTCCCGGACTCGTGATCGTCCCGCCGATCGTCTACACGGGCCGGGAGAACGTCCACGCCACCGTGCTCGGCGAATCCGACGCGATGGCAGCAGTCCTCGAGCGCTTCCCCGAGGGCGTCGACGTCGAGGTGAAACGCGTCAGCGAACACCAGCGCCGGTCGGAGTCGCTTGCGGGCCGACTCACCGCCAGACAGTTCGAGGCGCTCGAGGTCGGCCACGAACTGGGGTACTTCGACGTGCCGAGGACGGGATCGCTGGCGGCGGTCGCCGACGAGCTTGGGTGTTCAGAGAGCGCGGCGTCGACGCTGCTGCGGTCGGCACAGGCGGCGCTCGTGGAGGCGGCCGTCGCTCGGTGA